In the genome of Vallicoccus soli, one region contains:
- a CDS encoding LON peptidase substrate-binding domain-containing protein: MSTRIPLFPLGTVLYPGLLLPLHVFEQRYRDLVRDLVALPEGAPRRFGVVALREGREVGVDGVAGLAALHAVGCCAELRQVEPYPDGRADIATVGTTRFRILGLDASRSYLQADVELLGEPDGEGAAALVDPVRAAFRRYRARLLGAVEEELPDDPEGALPDEPQLLSYVVAAAVVLDGTDKQGLLAAATSADRLRAELALLRREAGVLRALPSVPAVDLVRAPYGAN; encoded by the coding sequence GTGAGCACCCGGATCCCGCTGTTCCCGCTGGGCACCGTGCTCTACCCCGGCCTGCTGCTCCCCCTGCACGTGTTCGAGCAGCGCTACCGCGACCTCGTACGGGACCTCGTCGCCCTGCCCGAGGGCGCGCCGCGGCGCTTCGGGGTGGTCGCGCTGCGCGAGGGGCGCGAGGTCGGGGTCGACGGGGTCGCCGGGCTGGCGGCCCTGCACGCGGTGGGTTGCTGCGCCGAGCTGCGCCAGGTCGAGCCGTACCCCGACGGGCGGGCGGACATCGCCACCGTCGGCACGACCCGCTTCCGCATCCTCGGGCTGGACGCCTCGCGGTCGTACCTGCAGGCCGACGTCGAGCTGCTCGGCGAGCCGGACGGCGAGGGGGCCGCGGCGCTCGTCGACCCGGTCCGCGCGGCGTTCCGCCGCTACCGGGCCCGCCTGCTCGGGGCGGTCGAGGAGGAGCTCCCCGACGACCCGGAGGGCGCGCTGCCCGACGAGCCGCAGCTGCTGTCGTACGTGGTCGCCGCGGCCGTCGTCCTCGACGGCACCGACAAGCAGGGCCTGCTCGCCGCCGCCACCTCCGCGGACCGGCTGCGCGCCGAGCTCGCGCTGCTACGGCGCGAGGCCGGCGTGCTCCGGGCCCTGCCCTCCGTGCCCGCGGTGGACCTGGTCCGCGCGCCGTACGGCGCCAACTGA
- the hisD gene encoding histidinol dehydrogenase, which yields MIPRTDLRGTALSALDAAGLHDVLPRAELDVEAAAAAVAPLLADVRERGEAAVLEAGERFDGVRPPSLRVPAEALAQALDRLDPAVRAALEVSIERARRVHEDQRRLDHTTQVVPGGSVTERWLPVRRVGLYAPGGRAVYPSSVVMNVVPAQVAGVEELVVVSPPQREHGGLPHPTILAACALLGVEEVYAAGGAQAVAMLAYGAGACRPVDIVTGPGNVWVAAAKRLVRGVVGIDSEAGPTEIAVLADDSADPAHVAADLISQAEHDVVAAAVLVTDSPALADAVVAELEVQVPQAKHAERIRQALAGRQSAVVLVDDLEAGLRVVDAYAAEHLEVQTRDARRWAYRVRNAGAVFVGPYAPVSLGDYAAGSNHVLPTGGCACHSSGLSVQTFLRGIHVVEYDEGALRDVAPHVVVLAQAEDLPAHGQAVEVRFR from the coding sequence GTGATCCCCCGGACCGACCTGCGCGGCACCGCCCTGTCCGCCCTCGACGCGGCGGGGCTGCACGACGTCCTGCCCCGCGCGGAGCTCGACGTGGAGGCGGCCGCCGCGGCGGTCGCGCCGCTGCTCGCGGACGTGCGCGAGCGGGGCGAGGCGGCCGTGCTCGAGGCGGGCGAGCGGTTCGACGGGGTGCGCCCGCCGTCGCTGCGGGTCCCCGCCGAGGCCCTCGCGCAGGCCCTCGACCGGCTCGACCCGGCGGTCCGCGCCGCGCTCGAGGTGAGCATCGAGCGGGCGCGGCGGGTGCACGAGGACCAGCGCCGGCTCGACCACACCACGCAGGTCGTCCCCGGCGGCAGCGTCACCGAGCGGTGGCTGCCGGTGCGCCGGGTGGGGCTCTACGCGCCGGGCGGGCGCGCGGTCTACCCGAGCAGCGTGGTCATGAACGTCGTGCCGGCGCAGGTGGCCGGCGTCGAGGAGCTCGTCGTCGTCAGCCCGCCGCAGCGCGAGCACGGCGGCCTGCCGCACCCGACGATCCTCGCCGCCTGCGCCCTGCTCGGGGTCGAGGAGGTGTACGCCGCCGGCGGCGCCCAGGCGGTCGCCATGCTCGCGTACGGGGCCGGCGCCTGCCGCCCCGTGGACATCGTCACCGGGCCCGGTAACGTCTGGGTCGCGGCGGCCAAGCGCCTCGTCCGCGGCGTCGTGGGCATCGACTCCGAGGCCGGGCCCACCGAGATCGCGGTCCTCGCCGACGACAGCGCCGACCCCGCGCACGTCGCGGCTGACCTGATCAGCCAGGCCGAGCACGACGTCGTCGCCGCGGCGGTGCTCGTCACCGACTCGCCGGCGCTGGCCGACGCGGTGGTCGCCGAGCTCGAGGTGCAGGTGCCGCAGGCCAAGCACGCCGAGCGCATCCGCCAGGCCCTTGCGGGCCGGCAGTCCGCGGTCGTCCTCGTCGACGACCTCGAGGCGGGGCTGCGCGTCGTCGACGCCTACGCCGCGGAGCACCTGGAGGTGCAGACCCGCGACGCGCGGCGGTGGGCGTACCGGGTGCGCAACGCCGGCGCGGTGTTCGTCGGGCCGTACGCGCCGGTCTCCCTCGGCGACTACGCCGCCGGGTCCAACCACGTCCTGCCGACCGGCGGCTGCGCCTGCCACTCCAGCGGCCTGTCGGTGCAGACGTTCCTGCGCGGCATCCACGTCGTCGAGTACGACGAGGGCGCCCTGCGCGACGTCGCCCCGCACGTCGTCGTGCTCGCCCAGGCCGAGGACCTGCCCGCGCACGGGCAGGCGGTCGAGGTGCGGTTCCGGTGA
- a CDS encoding histidinol-phosphate transaminase — translation MSEAATATPTDERTPLDRLPLRAELRGKVPYGAPQLDVPVLLNVNENPYAPSDALVADVAAAVAEATRGLNRYPERDAVALREDLAAYLLRESGVALDASRVWAANGSNEVMLQLLQAFGGPGRRALGFAPTYSMYPDYCRDSHTRWVTEPRRDDFTIDVERAVGAIADQQPSVVLVASPNNPTGTALDAATVLALYEACVDACSLLVVDEAYAEFRRPGTPSALELLEGRPLLVVTRTMSKAFALAGARLGYLAADPAVVDALQLVRLPYHLSAVTQAVTRAALRHTDELQAEVAALRGARDELVAWLRARGHEVAETDANFALFGRFADRHAVWQGLLDRGVLVRETGPDGWLRVSVGTPAEMDAFRTALEEVTA, via the coding sequence GTGAGCGAGGCGGCCACCGCGACCCCCACCGACGAGCGCACCCCCCTCGACCGGCTGCCGCTGCGCGCGGAGCTGCGCGGGAAGGTGCCGTACGGCGCGCCCCAGCTCGACGTGCCGGTGCTGCTCAACGTCAACGAGAACCCGTACGCGCCGTCGGACGCGCTCGTCGCGGACGTCGCGGCGGCGGTGGCCGAGGCGACCCGCGGGCTCAACCGCTACCCGGAGCGCGACGCGGTGGCGCTGCGCGAGGACCTCGCGGCGTACCTGCTCCGCGAGTCGGGCGTCGCCCTCGACGCGTCGCGGGTCTGGGCGGCCAACGGCTCCAACGAGGTCATGCTGCAGCTCCTGCAGGCCTTCGGCGGGCCGGGCCGGCGCGCGCTGGGCTTCGCGCCGACCTACTCGATGTACCCGGACTACTGCCGCGACTCGCACACCCGCTGGGTGACGGAGCCGCGGCGCGACGACTTCACCATCGACGTCGAGCGGGCCGTCGGGGCCATCGCGGACCAGCAGCCCAGCGTCGTCCTCGTCGCCTCGCCGAACAACCCGACCGGCACGGCGCTGGACGCCGCGACGGTGCTGGCCCTCTACGAGGCGTGCGTCGACGCCTGCAGCCTGCTCGTCGTCGACGAGGCGTACGCGGAGTTCCGCCGCCCGGGCACGCCGAGCGCGCTGGAGCTGCTCGAGGGGCGCCCGCTGCTCGTCGTCACCCGCACCATGAGCAAGGCGTTCGCGCTCGCCGGCGCCCGCCTGGGCTACCTCGCCGCCGACCCGGCGGTCGTCGACGCGCTGCAGCTGGTCCGGCTGCCGTACCACCTCTCGGCGGTGACCCAGGCCGTCACCCGGGCCGCCCTGCGGCACACCGACGAGCTCCAGGCCGAGGTGGCGGCGCTGCGCGGCGCCCGCGACGAGCTCGTCGCGTGGCTGCGGGCCCGGGGCCACGAGGTCGCCGAGACCGACGCCAACTTCGCGCTGTTCGGCCGCTTCGCCGACCGGCACGCCGTCTGGCAGGGGCTGCTCGACCGCGGCGTGCTCGTGCGCGAGACGGGGCCCGACGGCTGGCTCCGGGTGAGCGTGGGCACCCCGGCCGAGATGGACGCTTTCCGCACCGCACTCGAGGAGGTCACGGCGTGA
- the hisB gene encoding imidazoleglycerol-phosphate dehydratase HisB: MSRTGRVQRTTKESDVLVEIDLDGTGAVEVSTGVGFYDHMLDQLGRHGLFDLRVKTEGDLHIDTHHTVEDTAIALGQAFRQALGDKVGIRRFADSLVPLDEALARVAVDVAGRPYLVHTEPEGLAPTIGAYESSLTRHVWEAFSHHAAIALHIDVLRGRNAHHVAECQFKGVARALRDAVAFDPRETGVPSTKGVL; encoded by the coding sequence GTGAGCCGCACGGGCAGGGTCCAGCGCACGACGAAGGAGTCCGACGTCCTCGTCGAGATCGACCTCGACGGCACCGGGGCGGTGGAGGTCTCCACCGGCGTGGGCTTCTACGACCACATGCTCGACCAGCTCGGGCGCCACGGCCTGTTCGACCTGCGGGTCAAGACCGAGGGCGACCTGCACATCGACACGCACCACACGGTCGAGGACACCGCGATCGCGCTCGGCCAGGCGTTCCGGCAGGCCCTCGGCGACAAGGTGGGCATCCGCCGCTTCGCCGACAGCCTCGTGCCGCTCGACGAGGCGCTCGCCCGCGTCGCGGTGGACGTGGCGGGCCGGCCCTACCTCGTGCACACGGAGCCCGAGGGGCTCGCGCCGACCATCGGGGCGTACGAGTCCTCGCTGACCCGCCACGTCTGGGAGGCCTTCAGCCACCACGCGGCCATCGCGCTGCACATCGACGTGCTGCGCGGGCGCAACGCCCACCACGTGGCCGAGTGCCAGTTCAAGGGCGTGGCCCGCGCCCTGCGCGACGCCGTGGCCTTCGACCCGCGCGAGACGGGCGTGCCGTCCACCAAGGGCGTGCTGTGA
- the hisH gene encoding imidazole glycerol phosphate synthase subunit HisH translates to MSKRVVVLDYGSGNVRSAVRALERTGARVELTADRTAAREADGLVVPGVGAFAACMAGLDAVRAHELVGRRLAGGRPVLGICVGMQVMFARGVEHGQDTEGFGEWPGTVEKLEAPVLPHMGWNTVEAPQGSALFAGVEGERFYFVHSYGVRRWELEPSERLRAPLVTWAEHGDRFVAAVENGPLAATQFHPEKSGDAGAQLLRNWVAAL, encoded by the coding sequence GTGAGCAAGCGGGTCGTCGTCCTCGACTACGGCTCGGGGAACGTGCGCTCGGCGGTGCGCGCGCTCGAGCGCACCGGGGCGCGGGTCGAGCTCACCGCCGACCGCACCGCCGCGCGCGAGGCCGACGGGCTCGTCGTGCCCGGCGTCGGCGCGTTCGCCGCGTGCATGGCCGGCCTCGACGCGGTCCGCGCGCACGAGCTCGTCGGGCGGCGCCTCGCCGGGGGCCGGCCCGTGCTCGGGATCTGCGTCGGCATGCAGGTGATGTTCGCCCGCGGCGTCGAGCACGGCCAGGACACCGAGGGCTTCGGCGAGTGGCCGGGCACGGTGGAGAAGCTCGAGGCGCCCGTGCTGCCGCACATGGGCTGGAACACCGTCGAGGCGCCGCAGGGCTCCGCGCTCTTCGCCGGCGTCGAGGGCGAGCGCTTCTACTTCGTGCACTCGTACGGCGTCCGGCGCTGGGAGCTCGAGCCGTCCGAGCGGCTGCGCGCGCCGCTCGTCACGTGGGCCGAGCACGGCGACCGCTTCGTGGCGGCCGTCGAGAACGGCCCGCTGGCCGCGACGCAGTTCCACCCGGAGAAGAGCGGTGACGCGGGGGCGCAGCTGCTGCGCAACTGGGTCGCCGCGCTGTGA
- the priA gene encoding bifunctional 1-(5-phosphoribosyl)-5-((5-phosphoribosylamino)methylideneamino)imidazole-4-carboxamide isomerase/phosphoribosylanthranilate isomerase PriA produces MTDPTALSGAAPHPPMGALPGTGPATEPGTPLGGRPGERRLVLLPAVDVADGQAVRLVQGEAGSETSYGDPLAAALAWQEAGAEWVHLVDLDAAFGRGSNREQLAEVVGRLDVQVELSGGIRDDATLDAALATGCARVNLGTAALESPDWVRSAIARHGERIAVGLDVRGTTLAARGWTQEGGELFEVLERLDRDGCARYVVTDVRKDGTLQGPNLDLLRDVCAATDRPVVASGGVSSLEDLEALRSLVPVGVEGAIVGKALYARAFTLQEALAVAGG; encoded by the coding sequence ATGACCGACCCCACCGCCCTGTCCGGCGCGGCCCCGCACCCGCCGATGGGCGCGCTGCCCGGCACAGGCCCGGCGACCGAGCCGGGGACGCCGCTGGGCGGGCGCCCGGGGGAGCGGCGCCTCGTGCTGCTGCCGGCCGTCGACGTGGCGGACGGGCAGGCGGTGCGCCTGGTGCAGGGCGAGGCCGGCTCGGAGACCTCGTACGGCGACCCGCTCGCCGCCGCGCTCGCCTGGCAGGAGGCGGGCGCGGAGTGGGTGCACCTCGTCGACCTCGACGCGGCCTTCGGCCGCGGGTCGAACCGCGAGCAGCTGGCCGAGGTCGTCGGGCGCCTCGACGTGCAGGTGGAGCTGTCCGGCGGCATCCGCGACGACGCGACCCTCGACGCGGCGCTGGCCACGGGCTGCGCGCGGGTCAACCTCGGCACGGCCGCGCTGGAGTCGCCCGACTGGGTGCGCTCGGCCATCGCGCGCCACGGCGAGCGCATCGCCGTCGGGCTCGACGTGCGCGGCACGACGCTCGCCGCGCGGGGCTGGACGCAGGAGGGCGGCGAGCTCTTCGAGGTGCTCGAGCGCCTCGACCGCGACGGGTGCGCCCGCTACGTCGTGACCGACGTCCGCAAGGACGGCACCCTGCAGGGCCCCAACCTCGACCTGCTGCGCGACGTGTGCGCGGCCACCGACCGCCCGGTCGTCGCCAGCGGCGGCGTCTCCTCGCTCGAGGACCTGGAGGCGCTGCGCTCCCTCGTCCCGGTCGGCGTCGAGGGCGCGATCGTCGGCAAGGCGCTCTACGCCCGCGCCTTCACGCTGCAGGAGGCCCTGGCGGTGGCCGGTGGCTGA
- a CDS encoding RidA family protein: MAERISSGGRWEEAIGYSRAVVAGPWVLVSGSTAATPDGVVEHEGDPYQQTLAAFRVAERALARAGCTLADVVRTRMYVVHTSDSEAVGRAHAELFGDVRPAATMVGVGGLIDRRMLVEVEVDAYRG, translated from the coding sequence GTGGCTGAGCGCATCTCCTCCGGCGGCCGCTGGGAGGAGGCGATCGGCTACTCGCGCGCCGTGGTCGCCGGTCCCTGGGTGCTCGTGTCGGGCTCCACCGCGGCCACGCCGGACGGGGTCGTCGAGCACGAGGGCGACCCGTACCAGCAGACCCTCGCCGCGTTCCGCGTCGCCGAGCGCGCGCTCGCCCGGGCCGGCTGCACGCTCGCCGACGTGGTGCGCACCCGCATGTACGTCGTGCACACCTCCGACAGCGAGGCGGTCGGCCGGGCCCACGCCGAGCTCTTCGGCGACGTGCGCCCCGCGGCGACGATGGTCGGGGTCGGCGGGCTCATCGACCGGCGGATGCTCGTCGAGGTCGAGGTGGACGCGTACCGCGGATGA
- a CDS encoding YdeI/OmpD-associated family protein, which translates to MTTTFTAVVELGGRTATGIPVPPEALDALGGGRRPAVRVVVGDYAYRSTVGSRGGRAMLPLSAEHRAGAGVAAGDAVEVRLELDTAPREVALPDDLAAALDAEPAARAYFDGLPPSARKHHVTQVEGATSPETRARRVERSLAALREGRPR; encoded by the coding sequence ATGACGACGACGTTCACGGCGGTGGTCGAGCTCGGGGGCCGTACGGCCACGGGCATCCCCGTGCCGCCCGAGGCGCTGGACGCCCTGGGCGGGGGCCGGCGCCCGGCGGTGCGGGTGGTGGTGGGCGACTACGCGTACCGCAGCACGGTCGGCTCGAGGGGCGGGCGCGCGATGCTCCCGCTCAGCGCGGAGCACCGGGCCGGCGCCGGCGTCGCCGCCGGCGACGCGGTGGAGGTGCGCCTCGAGCTCGACACGGCGCCGCGGGAGGTCGCCCTGCCCGACGACCTCGCCGCCGCGCTCGACGCCGAGCCGGCCGCGCGGGCGTACTTCGACGGGCTGCCCCCCAGCGCCCGCAAGCACCACGTCACCCAGGTCGAGGGCGCGACGTCGCCCGAGACGCGCGCCCGGCGGGTCGAGCGCTCGCTGGCGGCGCTGCGTGAGGGCCGCCCGCGCTGA
- a CDS encoding phosphotransferase enzyme family protein: MPDSDAPLDEPAAAAAALERWDVTPGAPLRLLALSENATYLVEPPGGPRLVLRLARPGYRTREEVASEVAWVRSLRAGGVVRTPAVLPTRDGGHVAAFRYGGRTRLAVLSEHVPGGPPPEAPLPQDLERLGALAARMHAHARSWPRPPGFTRPRWDWSTCLGPDGHWGRWQDGPDLDDAGRAVLAAAADLARARLAAYGDGPDRFGLVHGDMRRANLVAPPDHVEHGVVVIDFDDCGESWFLWDAAATLSFLEHRPDLPALLAAWVRGYRSEADLTAEDEAVLPSLVLVRRMLLLAWVGSHAEVEQARSVRAGFARGTANLARRYLASGGATTGARSPRAGR, from the coding sequence GTGCCGGACAGCGACGCGCCCCTCGACGAGCCCGCCGCGGCGGCCGCCGCGCTCGAGCGCTGGGACGTGACGCCCGGTGCTCCGCTGCGCCTGCTCGCCCTGTCGGAGAACGCGACGTACCTCGTCGAGCCCCCCGGCGGGCCGCGCCTGGTCCTGCGCCTCGCCCGCCCCGGCTACCGCACCCGCGAGGAGGTCGCGAGCGAGGTCGCCTGGGTCCGTTCGCTGCGCGCCGGCGGGGTGGTCCGCACCCCGGCCGTCCTGCCCACCCGCGACGGCGGGCACGTCGCCGCGTTCCGGTACGGCGGCCGTACCCGCCTCGCCGTCCTCTCCGAGCACGTCCCCGGCGGCCCCCCGCCGGAGGCGCCGCTGCCGCAGGACCTCGAGCGCCTGGGTGCCCTCGCCGCCCGGATGCACGCCCACGCCCGCTCCTGGCCCCGCCCGCCCGGCTTCACCCGCCCGCGCTGGGACTGGTCGACCTGCCTCGGCCCGGACGGGCACTGGGGGCGGTGGCAGGACGGGCCCGACCTCGACGACGCCGGGCGCGCGGTCCTCGCGGCGGCGGCGGACCTCGCCCGCGCGCGGCTCGCGGCGTACGGCGACGGCCCGGACCGCTTCGGCCTGGTGCACGGGGACATGCGCCGCGCGAACCTCGTCGCGCCGCCGGACCACGTCGAGCACGGCGTCGTCGTCATCGACTTCGACGACTGCGGCGAGTCGTGGTTCCTGTGGGACGCCGCGGCCACCCTGTCGTTCCTGGAGCACCGCCCCGACCTGCCGGCGCTGCTCGCCGCGTGGGTCCGCGGCTACCGCAGCGAGGCGGACCTCACGGCCGAGGACGAGGCCGTCCTGCCGAGCCTCGTCCTCGTGCGCCGCATGCTGCTGCTCGCCTGGGTCGGCAGCCACGCCGAGGTCGAGCAGGCCCGCTCGGTGCGCGCGGGCTTCGCGCGCGGGACCGCGAACCTCGCGCGGCGCTACCTCGCCTCCGGCGGGGCCACCACGGGCGCACGATCGCCGCGGGCGGGGCGATGA
- a CDS encoding acetamidase/formamidase family protein, whose amino-acid sequence MSDEVLRWAPDADGDPALLTYTFGGAAPVATLRPGQVLSTWTLDCFGGRITSVDQLVSEVADPRYLNPQTGPFWVEGAAPGDTLAVHFLSVEPRYARGVSSTVPFFGALTATPRTAMLHPALPERTWVYELDLQERLVRYAARDTDFTAALPLDPMHGTVGVAPPLGEVRSSLTPGSWGGNMDTPEMRAGATCYLGVNVEGALLSLGDGHARQGEGETCGVAVETAMDTTLVVELVKGAPTAWPRIEDDAHLMTTGSSRPLEDAFRIAHQQMVLWVAELTGMSELDSYQFVTQVALTPVANVVDTDYTVVCKVPKRFLGDLDGTRGAYGGVHARLRSRG is encoded by the coding sequence ATGAGCGACGAGGTCCTGCGCTGGGCGCCGGACGCCGACGGCGACCCGGCCCTCCTCACGTACACCTTCGGCGGGGCCGCTCCGGTCGCCACGCTGCGCCCGGGGCAGGTGCTGTCCACGTGGACCCTCGACTGCTTCGGCGGCCGGATCACCTCGGTGGACCAGCTGGTGAGCGAGGTGGCGGACCCGCGCTACCTCAACCCGCAGACCGGGCCGTTCTGGGTCGAGGGCGCCGCGCCCGGCGACACCCTCGCGGTGCACTTCCTGTCCGTAGAGCCCCGGTACGCCCGCGGGGTCTCCTCGACGGTCCCGTTCTTCGGGGCGCTCACCGCGACCCCGCGCACGGCGATGCTGCACCCGGCCCTGCCGGAGCGGACCTGGGTGTACGAGCTCGACCTGCAGGAGCGGCTGGTGCGCTACGCCGCCCGCGACACGGACTTCACCGCGGCCCTGCCGCTGGACCCCATGCACGGCACGGTCGGCGTGGCGCCGCCGCTGGGCGAGGTGCGCTCCTCGCTCACCCCCGGCTCGTGGGGCGGCAACATGGACACCCCGGAGATGCGGGCCGGCGCGACCTGCTACCTCGGCGTCAACGTCGAGGGTGCGCTGCTCAGCCTCGGCGACGGGCACGCCCGCCAGGGCGAGGGGGAGACGTGCGGCGTGGCCGTCGAGACGGCGATGGACACCACGCTGGTCGTCGAGCTGGTCAAGGGCGCCCCGACCGCGTGGCCGCGGATCGAGGACGACGCGCACCTCATGACGACGGGCTCCTCGCGGCCCCTGGAGGACGCTTTCCGCATCGCCCACCAGCAGATGGTGCTGTGGGTCGCGGAGCTCACCGGGATGTCGGAGCTCGACAGCTACCAGTTCGTCACGCAGGTCGCGCTCACGCCGGTGGCCAACGTGGTCGACACGGACTACACGGTGGTCTGCAAGGTGCCGAAGCGCTTCCTCGGCGACCTGGACGGGACCCGGGGGGCGTACGGGGGAGTGCACGCCCGGCTGCGCAGCAGGGGCTAG
- a CDS encoding DUF4396 domain-containing protein, with the protein MPQHPTYDRARHGGRVDGAPATAPDAAAQRRRLDRLAVSATLHCLTGCAIGEVLGMVIGTALGWSDLQTIALAVGLAFVFGYGLTVAPVLRSGLALRTALGVALAADTLSITVMEVVDNAIMLAIPGAMDAGLADPRFWGSLVVALAVAFVVTVPVNRALIRRGRGHAVVHRYHH; encoded by the coding sequence ATGCCACAGCACCCGACGTACGACCGCGCGCGCCACGGTGGGCGCGTCGACGGTGCTCCGGCGACGGCGCCGGACGCGGCCGCGCAGCGCCGCCGGCTGGACCGCCTGGCCGTCTCGGCCACCCTGCACTGCCTCACCGGCTGCGCGATCGGCGAGGTCCTCGGCATGGTCATCGGCACAGCGCTGGGCTGGTCCGACCTGCAGACGATCGCCCTCGCCGTGGGGCTGGCCTTCGTCTTCGGCTACGGCCTGACCGTCGCTCCCGTGCTGCGCTCGGGGCTGGCGCTGCGGACCGCCCTCGGGGTCGCCCTCGCCGCGGACACCCTGTCGATCACCGTCATGGAGGTCGTCGACAACGCGATCATGCTGGCGATCCCCGGCGCCATGGACGCCGGCCTCGCCGACCCGCGCTTCTGGGGGAGCCTGGTCGTGGCCCTCGCCGTCGCCTTCGTGGTGACGGTCCCGGTCAACCGGGCCCTCATCCGCCGAGGCCGCGGCCACGCCGTCGTCCACCGCTACCACCACTGA
- a CDS encoding GrpB family protein yields the protein MSGDWGSRRPDVTTVEVVGGAEALAVGLQDHDERWAGVYEEHRRRILAALDGQDVEVEHIGSTSVPGLAAKPVVDVVVVVDDITAEEDYLDPLLAAGYQLRVREPRHRLVRTGARDVHVHVYGRGDPAVDAYLLLRDHLRSDADDRALYERTKRHLMGRRWDDTNDYADAKTEVVLAIMARARRARR from the coding sequence GTGAGCGGGGACTGGGGGTCGCGCCGGCCGGACGTCACGACGGTCGAGGTCGTCGGGGGCGCCGAGGCGCTCGCGGTCGGCCTGCAGGACCACGACGAGCGCTGGGCGGGCGTGTACGAGGAGCACCGCCGGCGGATCCTCGCCGCGCTGGACGGGCAGGACGTCGAGGTCGAGCACATCGGGTCGACGTCCGTCCCCGGGCTGGCGGCGAAGCCGGTCGTCGACGTCGTCGTCGTGGTGGACGACATCACCGCCGAGGAGGACTACCTCGACCCCCTGCTGGCCGCGGGGTACCAGCTGCGGGTCCGCGAGCCGCGGCACCGCCTCGTGCGCACCGGGGCGCGCGACGTCCACGTGCACGTCTACGGGCGGGGCGACCCCGCCGTGGACGCCTACCTCCTGCTGCGCGACCACCTGCGGTCCGACGCGGACGACCGCGCGCTCTACGAGCGCACGAAGCGGCACCTGATGGGCCGGCGGTGGGACGACACGAACGACTACGCCGACGCCAAGACCGAGGTGGTCCTCGCCATCATGGCGCGGGCGCGCCGAGCCCGCCGCTAG
- a CDS encoding helix-turn-helix domain-containing protein, translating into MRGRAVGELLRRWRQERRLSQLELSARCDVSTRHLSCIETGRARPSSEMVLRLGEHLQIPLRERNEALLAAGHAPVYPERALEAAALAHVAAALRLVLDRHEPYPAVVLNRWWEVVDANAAVPALLDGVAPDLLEPPLNVLRLTLHSRGLAPRLLNLPRWRAHLLLQLDRRIAATGDDRLRSLRSEVRAYPAPAGEGPEPSEPSEHDTVLPMVLRVGESTVSMFSIAAALSTAGDVTLDELTVESFYPSDDASAGVLARLLPGATAAGTRR; encoded by the coding sequence GTGCGTGGGCGAGCGGTCGGCGAGCTGCTGCGCCGGTGGCGGCAGGAGAGGCGGCTGAGCCAGCTGGAGCTGTCGGCGCGCTGCGACGTGTCCACGCGCCACCTGAGCTGCATCGAGACCGGGCGCGCGCGGCCGTCCTCCGAGATGGTCCTGCGACTGGGCGAGCACCTGCAGATCCCGCTGCGGGAGCGCAACGAGGCCCTGCTCGCGGCCGGCCACGCGCCCGTCTACCCCGAACGGGCGCTGGAGGCGGCAGCCCTGGCGCACGTGGCGGCCGCGCTGCGGCTCGTCCTGGACCGGCACGAGCCCTACCCCGCCGTCGTGCTCAACCGGTGGTGGGAGGTCGTCGACGCCAACGCCGCCGTACCGGCCCTGCTCGACGGTGTCGCGCCGGACCTGCTCGAGCCGCCGCTGAACGTGCTGCGCCTCACCCTGCACTCCCGCGGCCTCGCACCGCGCCTGCTCAACCTGCCCCGGTGGCGCGCGCACCTGCTGCTGCAGCTGGACCGGCGCATCGCGGCGACCGGCGACGACCGTCTGCGCTCGCTGCGGTCCGAGGTGCGCGCCTACCCGGCCCCCGCGGGCGAGGGGCCCGAGCCGTCCGAGCCGTCCGAGCACGACACGGTCCTGCCGATGGTGCTGCGGGTCGGCGAGAGCACCGTGTCGATGTTCAGCATCGCCGCAGCCCTGTCCACGGCGGGCGACGTCACCCTGGACGAGCTGACCGTCGAGTCGTTCTACCCGAGCGACGACGCCAGCGCGGGCGTCCTCGCCCGGCTCCTGCCCGGTGCGACCGCTGCGGGGACGCGCCGGTGA
- a CDS encoding DUF1330 domain-containing protein — protein sequence MTAYALARLQRPAEPVHPEVLDYLREIDGTLEPFGGRFLVHGAPVDVREGDWQGDVVLIAFPDLASARAWYGSPAYVAIRRWRTDHIAGDAVLVDGVGPGHRATDLTAALSAPADPGRPPR from the coding sequence ATGACCGCGTACGCCCTGGCCCGCCTGCAGCGGCCCGCCGAGCCGGTCCACCCCGAGGTGCTGGACTACCTGCGGGAGATCGACGGCACCCTCGAGCCGTTCGGCGGGCGCTTCCTCGTCCACGGCGCGCCCGTCGACGTCCGCGAGGGCGACTGGCAGGGCGACGTCGTCCTCATCGCCTTCCCCGACCTGGCCTCCGCGCGGGCGTGGTACGGGTCGCCGGCCTACGTGGCCATCAGGCGCTGGCGCACGGACCACATCGCGGGCGACGCCGTGCTCGTCGACGGCGTGGGTCCGGGCCACCGGGCGACCGACCTGACGGCCGCGCTCTCCGCCCCGGCCGACCCGGGCCGGCCGCCGCGCTGA